From the Lolium rigidum isolate FL_2022 chromosome 2, APGP_CSIRO_Lrig_0.1, whole genome shotgun sequence genome, one window contains:
- the LOC124686871 gene encoding dehydration-responsive element-binding protein 1H-like, with protein MDMSLEYSSSPSSSSTAENGGAAVQWPWPPKRPAGRTKFKETRHPVFRGVRRRGSAGRWVCEVRVPGERGTRLWLGTYVAADAAARAHDAAMLMLRGRSAACLNFPDSAWLLDVPAAFADLADIRRAAVQAVANFQRRREAASASAAAAAVQEVTSSVSATAFSARSSETVQTSGDAASEVPDAALDSDGVFDLECLFGETDLDAYYYASLAQGLLMDPPPQPAAVAYSWDNGDCGDGGGGAGTDVALWSYSY; from the coding sequence ATGGACATGAGCCTCGAGTACTCAAGCTCTCCTTCCTCCTCGTCCACGGCCGAGAACGGTGGCGCGGCGGTGCAGTGGCCTTGGCCGCCGAAGCGCCCCGCGGGGCGCACCAAGTTCAAGGAGACGCGTCACCCGGTGTTCCGtggcgtgcgccgccgtggcaGCGCCGGGCGGTGGGTCTGCGAGGTGCGCGTCCCAGGGGAGCGCGGCACGCGTCTCTGGCTCGGCACCTACGTCGCCGCCGacgcggccgcgcgcgcgcacgaCGCCGCCATGCTCATGCTCCGCGGCCGCTCCGCCGCCTGCCTCAACTTCCCTGACTCAGCGTGGCTGCTCGATGTGCCTGCCGCGTTCGCCGACCTCGCCGACATCAGGCGAGCGGCCGTCCAGGCCGTCGCGAACTTCCAGCGCCGTAGGGAGGCCGCCagcgcttccgccgccgccgccgcggtccaGGAAGTTACCTCCAGCGTGTCCGCGACGGCGTTCAGTGCCCGCTCGTCGGAGACGGTGCAGACTTCCGGCGATGCCGCTTCTGAGGTTCCGGATGCCGCACTGGACAGCGACGGAGTGTTCGATCTCGAGTGCTTGTTTGGGGAAACGGACTTGGACGCCTATTACTACGCGAGCCTTGCGCAGGGGCTTCTCATGGATCCCCCACCTCAGCCGGCCGCCGTGGCGTACAGCTGGGACAACGGAGACTGTGGCGatggcggaggcggagccggaacAGATGTCGCGCTCTGGAGCTACAGCTACTAG
- the LOC124692058 gene encoding V-type proton ATPase subunit B 2 has translation MGLAKDGAEMEEGTLEIGMEYRTVSGVAGPLVILDKVKGPKYQEIVNIRLGDGTTRRGQVLEVDGEKAVVQVFEGTSGIDNKYTTVQFTGEVLKTPVSLDMLGRIFNGSGKPIDNGPPILPEAYLDISGSSINPSERTYPEEMIQTGISTIDVMNSIARGQKIPLFSAAGLPHNEIAAQICRQAGLVKRLEKSKHAAEGGEEDNFAIVFAAMGVNMETAQFFKRDFEENGSMERVTLFLNLANDPTIERIITPRIALTTAEYLAYECGKHVLVILTDMSSYADALREVSAAREEVPGRRGYPGYMYTDLATIYERAGRIEGRKGSITQIPILTMPNDDITHPTPDLTGYITEGQIYIDRQLHNRQIYPPINVLPSLSRLMKSAIGEGMTRRDHSDVSNQLYANYAIGKDVQAMKAVVGEEALSSEDLLYLEFLDKFERKFVAQGAYDTRNIFQSLDLAWTLLRIFPRELLHRIPAKTLDQFYSRDATH, from the exons ATGGGTCTGGCGAAGGATggcgccgagatggaggaagggacTCTGGAGATCGGCATGG AGTATAGGACTGTGTCTGGTGTGGCAGGGCCATTGGTTATCTTGGACAAAGTAAAG GGCCCAAAGTATCAGGAGATTGTGAATATTCGGTTGGGAGATGGCACCACCCGTCGTGGTCAAGTCCTGGAAGTTGATGGTGAAAAAGCTGTTGTGCAG GTCTTTGAAGGTACTTCAGGGATCGACAACAAGTATACTACAGTGCAGTTTACAGGCGAG GTTTTGAAAACTCCTGTCTCACTTGATATGCTTGGACGCATTTTCAATGGTTCTGGAAAACCTATTGATAATGGGCCCCCCATATTGCCTGAGGCTTACTTGGATATTTCGG GAAGTTCTATCAACCCTAGCGAGAGAACATATCCAGAAGAGATGATTCAAACAGGAATATCCACCATTGACGTTATGAACTCAATTGCCCGAGGGCAAAAGATTCCTCTTTTTTCTGCTGCTGGACTTCCTCACAATGAAATTGCTGCTCAAATTTGTCGTCAGGCCGGTCTTGTTAAAAGATTGGAAAAGAGCAAGCATGCAGCAGAG GGTGGTGAAGAAGACAATTTTGCAATTGTGTTCGCTGCTATGGGAGTAAACATGGAAACCGCCCAATTTTTCAAACGTGACTTCGAAGAAAATGGTTCGATGGAGCGAGTCACCCTTTTCCTGAATTTG GCAAACGATCCCACTATCGAGCGTATTATTACTCCTCGAATTGCTCTAACAACAGCTGAATATTTGGCATATGAATGTGGGAAGCATGTTCTTGTCATTCTGACAGATATGAGCTCATACGCAGATGCACTTCGAGAG GTCTCAGCAGCACGTGAAGAGGTGCCTGGTAGGCGTGGTTATCCCGGGTATATGTATACTGAtctggccaccatatatgagcgaGCTGGGCGTATTGAAGGAAGAAAAGGATCAATTACCCAAATTCCTATTCTTACAATGCCTAATGATG ATATCACTCATCCAACGCCTGACCTTACGGGATATATTACTGAAGGGCAGATTTATATTGACAGACAGCTCCATAACAGACAG ATATACCCGCCCATCAACGTCCTGCCATCTCTTTCTCGGCTGATGAAG AGTGCTATTGGTGAAGGTATGACACGTCGAGATCATTCAGATGTGTCAAATCAG CTGTATGCCAACTATGCCATTGGGAAGGATGTTCAAGCCATGAAAGCAGTTGTCGGAGAGGAGGCTCTTTCATCCGAAGACCTG CTCTATTTAGAATTCCTTGACAAGTTTGAGAGGAAATTTGTAGCACAGGGAGCATACGATACTCGGAACATTTTCCAGTCACTGGATCTCGCATGGACATTGCTACGCATATTCCCGCGTGAGCTTCTCCACCGTATTCCTGCGAAGACCTTGGACCAGTTTTACAGCAGAGATGCCACCCATTGA